In the genome of Lactuca sativa cultivar Salinas chromosome 3, Lsat_Salinas_v11, whole genome shotgun sequence, the window AATTTTTTTCATATATCTATATGTATTTACATGATTGTGTATGTTCATGTATGTCTGTTTGTGTATTTGTATGATTGTGTATGCATTTtttgtttgtatgtgtatgtgttgtaTATGTCTTTATGCACAATTTCAACAGAAAAAAATTATAGAAATACAATGTCTTAATAGGGAAAAATTAGATGTTATTTCGGCCCCACAAGAACAAATGAAAATTAATTTTTCAGTGTTAACTATAATGCTACAATTGATTAAAACTTTAAAATACAATGTATTATGAACTCTCTTCTGGATAAATCAAATCTTCGAATTCATGTTCACACTATCTACCTAGGTATATTAGAATCCAATAGAATAAATAAGATGTCATGCCTATTCCACTGTACTTTGCAAAGTGACAAAATATTGATAGAAACCCCGCTCGAAAAGCTCTTCTTTTTAGTTAAAATCACAAGCACCGCAGAGGGGAAGTGTGGCCTTTCTCTCTTACGGTCTTGGATCATGAACAACCTCTTCATATAGGAAGATAAATCGCATTGTGACAACACCAAGATTTTGTCTTCACCACTGTTTCCACTGAGGTGGGTTGATGGTCATCTCTCCTGATTCGGTAAACAACTAGACGTTATGATATATCATATATTTTCTATTTAACTGAATATGATTGTACATGTTGTTCTTTAATTTTGTGTTATGCAAGTTTGGACTGTGTAGTCCTCTCATCTcgtgtattttttttatattgattTAAGCACCACAAGATTCTTAGTTGATGGTAAAGATATAGAGATGAAATAGTAAACCATCTTAAACTCTAGAATTCTATATCAATTTTATAATTGAAATTCCTTCTCCGAAATAACTAGATCTTACTATATATTACCAAATGGTAGAATACTTTTCTCCCTTCTACACTTTTATTAGATTTGTAAATTCAAATAACATCCATATgagaatataaataaattttataatCGCGAAATACATTTATGGagcttaatttttcattttgaagTACATATATTTGTTAGGTCATtgataattattaatttttcataTTATCGTTGTTGCTATTACCCTTGAAATTAGATGTGAAATTGTTGATTATAACTTATAAGAGCTAAACTATTTTGTTCCTTTAATTGTTGAAGGAACCGGAAATTGGTGTTGCCAAAATTAATTGTTGCCCATAGGTAATAAGCCACAAGTACATTAAATTCACATTATGTTTTATGTATCTTGTATGTAAATACTAAATAGTAAATATCATTAAAACGTTGAATGTTAACGGATTGATGATAAATGTGTAGTGTTACGTCTTATGAAGGTTTAAATCCATGACACTAATTGATATCTCATGTGTCTCTTCCAATCTCTCAACCACTTGTCCCATGGATGGTCGTTCTTTTTTGTGTCCTGTACATGACAAAGCTAGCTGAAACGTAAGTTCAAATGCCTCTGCAGAGTATTTCCCCTCAAGCTTTGGGTCAGCAAATCCCACAATGCTTCCACCTTTTGTAAGTGATTTTGCCTATACCGTTGCTTTAACTTTAGATTTTATATCTTTCACTCGAAAATAAGGTAAAAATGATAAACTTTAGGCGTCACTTTTTTTGGTAGACCTTATGGTTTACCTTCCCTATGTTGGTTGTAGGATCAATAAGTGGGGACACCAAATACTTATTTCTAGTTCCACCCTTAGGTGTCCCCACTAATCGGTCCCATAGAGAAGTTAAATCACAATGTCCTGATAATAAGAATGGTGAGGCACGTGTTTATATCTCATATCATTTATGGATCCTCACCTCCTTATGCTACAAGTACGTGGGaacaaaaaaaagcaaaaaaattaaaaaaaaatgacaatAGCAAGATGTTTACCATCTTCTCCAATGGCATTGGTTTACTTGCATTCATGTTTATAACTCTTCTTCCCGAAAGAATTTGTAAAAGCACGATTCCAAAACTGTAGACATCACCTGCTGAATTTACTTGAGAGTCAGTTTGGTACTCTGGATCAACATAACCGAATGTTCCTCTGACCTCTGAACTCGCATATGTTTTCCCAATGTCAATAACCTTCGACAACCCAAAATCAGAAAGTTTGGCCTCATAGTTCGGGCCTAGGAGTATATTTGTCGGCTGCAAGTTTATtgtaagtgaaaattatgagctCCTTATAAACCTTAATTTGTGAGCTATCAACAAGTTTTTAAGTTTCATTCCGATATTATTGGTCTAGACTATAACTTTGGTGTTACATAGTACATACCTTAATGTCACGATGAACAATGCAACCTTCTGAATATGTGTGGAGAAACCAAAGTCCTCGAGCACAATCTATAGCAATTTCAAGTCTTTGAATCCATGAAAGTACTTTGTTTTTTCCTAgacatattttaaaataaaggtTTAACATAAAAATGGAAAGATGGTGTGTAATAAAAACTACACAAATTACCAAAAAGCCACTCTGAAAGATTCCCATTTGTACATAGTTCGTAAATAAGGAAGCATTCATCTTCGTTGTCACAATACCCTAGCAATGCCACAAGATTCGGATGTCTAACAAGTGCAAGATTTCTAACTTCCCTTAGAAAAGTTTCCATAAATCCATCGTCGATGATATGTTTGACTGCAACATGTTGTTTATTTGACAATATGCCCCTGTACACCTTGCCTGTAATATTACATCAAATCAATGTGTTGCTAAAAATGATGTATGTATAATGATGAAAAGGACATTAACGACATTTCACGTACAAGATATTTAGAGCAAGTCCTTCTACCATATTTTTTTCTCGTTAACTTTAGTCTCGATCTCAATATGCATACCAAACGCGGTTTGTTACAAAAGAAAGGGATTGTACAAGCTTTCCAAAGCTATTCTTGATGATAATagataaaacaaaattttgaaccTTTTTAAATAAcactaaattttgaaaattttgtgcGACACATTGTATGGTTTTTCTTATTGTTGCATAATAAACAGGTCTAAACAAGTTATACATTAGATTAAAGCCTACCTGCTGTTCCTTCACCAATATAATTTGATTGGTCCAAGTTGTTTGTAGCATAAAGAATTTCCTTAATCGGAACTTTAAGATATCGAGACTTTTTTGGTAAATCACGCTTCATGCCTATTaaattaaacatataaaattacaCATGAGTTTTACCATATAACTAAATAACCAaattttagacaaaattacaaatttggtccttgtatTCTCATTTATTTTGGTTTAGCCGTTTAGgtccaaattttttattttccaataatggtccctgtggttttcattTTTTTGGTTTAGGCACAAAAAGAATATACATTTTTCGTTTTTGTCTTTGTTTCAAGATTTTATTTCCCCTGAATAACCCTAAATAAACTAcctctatttttattttgttaaaaaattAGTCTGAAGACCATGGACCAAGGATCTAGATTGCAATAATATTCTTTTTTAGACGTAAACGAAAAAAAttcaaacaatagggaccaaacTTGTAATATATTCCAAATTAAATTTGGAGAATAGACAATCAAACCATCGTCTTTTGCTCCCGCATGCATTGAATGCCATCTTCTTGCCATAATATATACACAAATAACCACTAAAGCTGAAATTCCCGACAACAATCCGATTATTGTAGAATCTGTTTGAACAAAAATTAACCTTTTAGTATgacttttttttaacattttgatattgttttaaaatgaaatgcaATCGTGGGTCCTACCTGTTGAGTTCTTCTTTCTTCCTTTGTTTTGGTTAGTATCTACAAAGAATCATGAAAAGGCTAAGCATCTCCAAATAAACACATTACCATTATATATTAACTTTTTTTATAAGGCTTAATGCCAGAAATAGCTGTGTAGTTTCATCTATTTGTATATTAtagcattttatttttatttcgttATATTATAACATGTGTACTTGTAATTCTTGTTGTTATTCATACAATGTATTTAGAATGTTATACCAGTTACAATATTGTAGTTTCgattttgttgtactttgaaaatTCACACTAGCTAtaacaaaaatattaatttaaatttgGACGACATTattataatcatataatttttcaaaatttaatgttgaattaaataaaaaaaaataaagatatgcGTTTTCAttagtttttatataataatatttcattttcaattttttattacaaCATTATACCTTCAATTTTTTTCACCTCTTTTTCTTATCAATTGAGTTTAATTGTACTTCAAAAATCTACCAAGTTACCTTATCATTCTTAAAAAATATTCTTGTTATTAAAGCTGAATTTTTCTTTATAGTTTATACGATATCATTATAGTCAAAAAGTAATAaattaaacaaatcaataaaaataCATCTATTTTATAAGAATTAATTCTTCAACTTAAAatatttattcatttataaaaCCATATGACATTTGCAAAACTACAATATAAATTAccgaaacatatatatatatatatatatatatatatatatatatatatatatatatatatatattaacgaatcaaatttttaattatttatcttcATTTTCTTTATATCTTACCATTACTAATAACTTGTCCCCCAAGGCACCTGTAGACGTTTTCCTTCCAAATCAAGTCATCAATCCGACTTCCGGTCAACGTAGTCAACACAGCGAACCTGCACAAATCATCGTCACTATCTCCCGAAATCACCCCTTTAATGTCTTCCCAACTCTTCACACACTCTCCACACGACTGATTCCAATAACCCCCAACACCAATAATCGACCCACAACCCTTCGATAAACCCAAAACCTCATCACGAAGCCGATTCGATACATCGTGAACGGAAAACGCCGCACAGCCATTGATTCCGGCAGTAAGCTTATCGATTCCACAGGTAAACACATCTGTTGTTACGTtttccttcatcttcttcaagcaactcgtctgTTCAGTTGAATTTAGGTAGATTTTTCCTGTTTCATTTGCACGTATAGCGAGTGCATCGAGGTAGGAATTAAACGGTGATTTACAGCATTTATCTTTCAAAAAATCATCCCACGTTCCTTCTTCGCAATTTTGTGAGGTTGTTAGGCTTTTGAATTCGAGAGGGCATTGAGTTGAAGCGGATTGAGACGACACCGTTTTGATAATCGAACCAGTTAACCAAATAAACACGATTAGGTTCCGAAAATCCATTAACGATGACAGATTTTCTAGAAATCGAAGTAGGAGTTTATCTGTTATGAGTAAATGAACAAATTTCAATGGAGTTTTAGGTTTTGTTTATATTGAAAATGGTTGGGGTGTAGAATGTTTGTTTGATATAAGGGGAATCGGATACAACGTCAATTTATGATGTGTTTTctttttttattgttattgttGTCTTGTTGTTCTTGTTGCCATTGGAGTGAGAAATCTAGTTGTCAGCGGAATTGATGGTGAAGGCCGAAGGGATATCCTAAGTTTTAGTTTTGTGCTTTGGTGGGTTGTACGTTGTGTTGGTATGGTTGTACTTATTGGTATTTTATGTGGGTTGGATAGAAGATTCAGCATGAAGGATTTGCCCATTTGGAGTTTAAGGATATATTATTTTGTAATATTCAAGGAAATATGTTGTTTTATTTGGTTATTATCGTTTACTTTGTAATTTAATATTATATAGGATTGTAAACTAACTGAACGTTCAGCGAAATGTTCGTGAACCGTTCGGCAGGAagtttgtttatttaataaacgaaCGAATATAAACACAAAGTATCGTTTGTTTAGTTAAACCAATGAACATGAACAATGGTCTGATTCGTTCAATTATGTTTGTAAACGTTCGTTTATATAGCTCGTTTATGTTCGTTCATATAAGTTCATTTTATGTTCACATATGATTAATTGTGTTTGATTGCACTAGTGTATTATATGTTCATCTATGTTCATATATCttcaattatgttttttttttgtttatctttgctcatttatgtttatttgtttatattCGTTTAGCATGTTCACAAACATAAACGAACGAAAATGAACAATGTAATTTATTAAACgaatgaacatgaacaagaaaactcGTCCGTTTATCCGTTCATGTTTGTTTATTTGTTCGGTTAATTTAAATAAACGAACATGAACTAGCCCCGTTCGTATTCGTTCAGTACAACCCTAATTATATCAACGGGATGGAAGCATGGAGGCATAGGAGATAATGTTAATGATTAGGGTTTACGTCCAACTCTTTTAAGGTTTAAGTTATGCTTCTTATGTATTTCTATTTATATCAGATTTAAGCTTCACTATTAATAAATCTATTTTATTATCTCACATAATATCAGAGCTTTAAATTAAAACCCTACTGTCGACAACAATTTATTGTCGCCATCTTCCACCTCTCGTGACATTCTCTCATAATCGTCGAAGGTACTTTCATTATACtacatattttcctttttttctCTCCTAAATAATAAAACAGCCGCCGACAACAAATCGGAGCTCTTTCATCGGTTTCTTCTACTTCCTCTTTTGCTTATGCTCCTCCTTAAATGGCCCCTGCCCCCGAGCCTTTTGCTTCTCCCAGCTCGTTTGTTCTTCAGATCTATTTTCCGAGTCAGTCGAAATAGGCTCTATCCGCCGCAGTCGCTGCTTTTCTCCGGATTCCTTTACCGTCGGCTCCATGACGTCGGTCCTTTCTTCTTATTCAATGGAGCCGCCTTTCGTCGTTGTTTCTTCTCTCTCATTCTCCAACAAGCCGTCGTTGTTATTCGTTATCGTCAGAGCTCTGTCGCCACCAATATCGCTatcttcatttatgtttttttatgttttgttcttttgtttatttttttagtttaatcGACACCTCCCGATCAAACTGTAGGGGATTTTACTGATTAGTATTTAGGCTCAAGCCTTTTAGGGTCTAAATTATGCTTTTTACATATCTCTATTTATAAGAGATTTAAGCCTCAATGTTAATGAATCTATTCTATTATCTCACAGATAACATATATATCATGAAGGAAAACTCCTGTTATCtattttttttaagttatgaGAAAATGCTCTTATAAAGAAAGAGAAATTTGTTGAAAAGTCGTTAAGTTTGAGTTTGTGTTGTTATATCTTAACAAGGATTAATTATATTACATTAAGACTAAGAGGAATGGGGGTCGCCATTGGGCTCGCTACGCTCGCCAGCAATCAATGAACACCGCCCCTAGCTCTCGCTACGGGGGTCGCCACCGGAGTCTCGTCACAGTTTTggcgagaagagagagagagggtgggggTTGAATTTGATTGGTGCTTGTGTCGAGACCTTTAGAAATGCCACCATCGTCGTTTGTTTCTTAAATCTGATCATTGCTCTGTTTTTGATTCATTGCTTTCTATCTTCTCCCACTTCCAATGGATCCGATTCAGGTTTACCTCTTTCCTATTGATTGCTCAAAACCCCCAATTTTGTTTCCAGTTTCTATGTTTTAGATTTTGGGGTTTTGGTTATATGATGTAGTTCAGACAAATCC includes:
- the LOC111904292 gene encoding probable receptor-like protein kinase At2g39360, which translates into the protein MDFRNLIVFIWLTGSIIKTVSSQSASTQCPLEFKSLTTSQNCEEGTWDDFLKDKCCKSPFNSYLDALAIRANETGKIYLNSTEQTSCLKKMKENVTTDVFTCGIDKLTAGINGCAAFSVHDVSNRLRDEVLGLSKGCGSIIGVGGYWNQSCGECVKSWEDIKGVISGDSDDDLCRFAVLTTLTGSRIDDLIWKENVYRCLGGQVISNDTNQNKGRKKNSTDSTIIGLLSGISALVVICVYIMARRWHSMHAGAKDDGMKRDLPKKSRYLKVPIKEILYATNNLDQSNYIGEGTAGKVYRGILSNKQHVAVKHIIDDGFMETFLREVRNLALVRHPNLVALLGYCDNEDECFLIYELCTNGNLSEWLFGKNKVLSWIQRLEIAIDCARGLWFLHTYSEGCIVHRDIKPTNILLGPNYEAKLSDFGLSKVIDIGKTYASSEVRGTFGYVDPEYQTDSQVNSAGDVYSFGIVLLQILSGRRVINMNASKPMPLEKMAKSLTKGGSIVGFADPKLEGKYSAEAFELTFQLALSCTGHKKERPSMGQVVERLEETHEISISVMDLNLHKT